From Citricoccus sp. SGAir0253, a single genomic window includes:
- the serC gene encoding phosphoserine transaminase, translated as MSTPEVTIPQQLLPRDGRFGAGPSKVRPEQVQALVAAGPRLLGTSHRQAPVKDLVGSVRSGLKDLFSAPEGYEVVLGVGGSTAFWDAASFGLVRSRAQHLSFGEFGSKFAKATDKAPFLEASSILTAEPGTRPEPVAEAGVDVYAWPQNETSTGVAAPVRRVEGADDDALVLIDATSAAGGLPVDVSQADAYYFAPQKNFASDGGLWLALFSPAALERVEQVKASGRWIPDFLDLKTAVDNSLKDQTYNTPALATLVMLDEQVRWMNANGGLDFATARTSDSSNRVYSWAEASSFATPFVARPEDRSAVITTVDFADGVDAAVVAKVLRANGVVDVEPYRKLGRNQLRIATFAAIEPDDVTALLACIDHVVEKLS; from the coding sequence ATGAGCACACCCGAGGTGACCATCCCCCAGCAGCTGCTTCCCCGGGACGGACGGTTCGGCGCCGGTCCGTCCAAGGTCCGCCCGGAGCAGGTCCAGGCGCTCGTGGCGGCCGGCCCGCGGCTGCTGGGCACCTCCCACCGCCAGGCCCCGGTGAAGGACCTCGTGGGCAGCGTCCGCTCCGGCCTGAAGGACCTGTTCTCCGCGCCCGAGGGCTACGAGGTGGTCCTCGGCGTCGGCGGCTCCACCGCCTTCTGGGACGCCGCGAGCTTCGGCCTGGTCCGCTCCCGCGCCCAGCACCTGTCCTTCGGCGAGTTCGGGTCCAAGTTCGCCAAGGCCACGGACAAGGCCCCCTTCCTGGAGGCCTCCTCGATCCTCACCGCCGAGCCCGGCACCCGCCCGGAGCCGGTGGCCGAGGCCGGGGTGGACGTCTACGCCTGGCCGCAGAACGAGACCTCCACGGGCGTGGCCGCCCCCGTCCGGCGGGTCGAGGGGGCCGACGACGACGCCCTCGTGCTCATCGACGCCACCTCCGCCGCGGGCGGGCTGCCCGTGGACGTGTCCCAGGCCGACGCCTACTACTTCGCCCCGCAGAAGAACTTCGCCTCCGACGGCGGCCTGTGGCTCGCGCTGTTCTCCCCCGCCGCGCTCGAGCGCGTGGAGCAGGTCAAGGCCTCGGGCCGGTGGATCCCGGACTTCCTCGACCTGAAGACCGCGGTGGACAACTCGCTGAAGGACCAGACGTACAACACCCCGGCCCTGGCCACCCTCGTGATGCTGGACGAGCAGGTCCGGTGGATGAACGCCAACGGCGGGCTGGACTTCGCCACCGCCCGCACCTCCGACTCCTCGAACCGGGTGTACTCGTGGGCCGAGGCGTCCTCCTTCGCCACCCCGTTCGTGGCGCGCCCCGAGGACCGCTCCGCCGTCATCACCACGGTGGATTTCGCCGACGGCGTGGACGCGGCCGTGGTCGCGAAGGTGCTGCGGGCCAACGGCGTCGTGGACGTGGAGCCGTACCGCAAGCTCGGCCGCAACCAGCTGCGCATCGCCACGTTCGCCGCGATCGAGCCGGACGACGTGACGGCCCTGCTGGCCTGCATCGACCACGTGGTCGAGAAGCTCTCCTGA
- a CDS encoding DUF3027 domain-containing protein: MRPEDTAPPAAEDAQAPVGAAVAGPDGGDGEGAQVAETAIGPVRIPPKPARAPRRRAPKLDELLASSVEAARSALAGLAEEDQVGRHVGAVADDDRLVTHRFAAALPGYGGWEWFATLSRAPRSKHVTVCEVGLLPGQDAILAPDWVPWSERVSQEEKVRLDAIAAGEDPEKALARFRGEDGESEGEAGDAADDGEDADGVDAASDAADPDAGEDRPA; the protein is encoded by the coding sequence TTGAGGCCTGAGGACACGGCCCCGCCGGCGGCCGAGGACGCGCAGGCCCCGGTCGGGGCCGCCGTGGCCGGCCCGGACGGGGGCGACGGCGAGGGGGCCCAGGTCGCCGAGACGGCGATCGGCCCGGTGCGCATCCCCCCGAAGCCGGCCCGTGCGCCCCGGCGGCGGGCGCCGAAGCTCGACGAGCTGCTGGCCTCCTCCGTCGAGGCGGCCCGCTCCGCACTGGCCGGCCTGGCCGAGGAGGACCAGGTCGGCCGGCACGTGGGTGCCGTGGCCGACGACGACCGGCTGGTGACGCACCGCTTCGCCGCCGCGCTGCCCGGATACGGCGGCTGGGAGTGGTTCGCCACCCTGTCCCGCGCGCCGCGCAGCAAGCACGTGACCGTGTGCGAGGTGGGCCTGCTGCCCGGCCAGGACGCCATCCTCGCCCCCGACTGGGTGCCGTGGTCCGAGCGCGTCAGCCAGGAGGAGAAGGTCCGGCTGGACGCGATCGCCGCGGGGGAGGACCCCGAGAAGGCGCTCGCCCGGTTCCGCGGGGAGGACGGCGAGTCCGAGGGTGAAGCGGGGGACGCGGCGGACGACGGCGAGGACGCGGACGGCGTGGATGCCGCGAGCGACGCCGCCGACCCGGACGCGGGCGAGGACCGCCCCGCCTGA
- a CDS encoding cold-shock protein, with amino-acid sequence MPTGKVKFYDSAKGFGFLHTDDGREVHLPASALPAGVTEVRAGTRMEFGVAEGRRGPQALSARILDEGPSVVRAHRRKPEDMAVVMEDLIRWLDMASNGLRKGKYPQRAQAEKIALALRKVADDLEA; translated from the coding sequence ATGCCCACCGGCAAAGTGAAGTTCTACGACTCCGCGAAGGGGTTCGGCTTCCTCCACACCGACGACGGCCGGGAGGTCCACCTCCCGGCCTCCGCCCTGCCCGCGGGCGTGACCGAGGTCCGGGCCGGGACGCGCATGGAGTTCGGCGTGGCCGAGGGCCGCCGCGGCCCGCAGGCCCTCAGCGCGCGGATCCTCGACGAGGGCCCGTCCGTGGTGCGGGCGCACCGGCGCAAGCCCGAGGACATGGCGGTCGTGATGGAGGACCTGATCCGCTGGCTGGACATGGCCTCCAACGGGCTGCGCAAGGGCAAGTACCCGCAGCGCGCCCAGGCCGAGAAGATCGCCCTGGCCCTGCGCAAGGTTGCGGACGACCTTGAGGCCTGA
- a CDS encoding helicase-associated domain-containing protein — MTAASLTAHLDRWSDDRLRRLLVLRPDLCHPPVPDLAALAARAGTQVSVLRALEQQDRGRLHVLEALAVLQARPGAGAGTGTGTERLAAFLSGPEPDEELSSWLREALAELAAAALVLPGGPATDPARGDGQAADAWLLPLAVAAALGPHPLGLGRAASALGAAPGAGTAPDAPPRDRAGVLGLLRRAADEPGLLERAAAALDALQDSPVARLPEPPGPVHAVLLRTGLLRRAGTLPDGTALAEHPLEAGLAWRDGTAGRPVPLRPPAPGGRPVSAALRRNAALAAIGDLLRGATDLLDLLAEGLPTLRSGGVGVRDLRRLADRAGASPEDTAWTLELLAAAGLVVLDPDTSRWVPAAEAAGWSRAARHLQWQSLVQGWLRGGRAPMLGPVPGVPTPAGGPRGAAPAPGPAGTPTSPPAGGGRALAPDRNRPDAPRLRADVLEAARVLEAECPGARLEDAVPARQSWHRPRRAARTGAFTGPLLAEAARLGLTGAGALTPPGALVAEGRLEEAAAAVGSALPAPVTRVRLQADLTAVAPGYLDPAVARGLGAMADPEGDGAAGVYRFSDASVHRALDAGMGAGDIERFLAAHSEDDLPQALRYLVRDAARRHGALAVGGAGAWLRVEDEAVLDAVLADPALAAARLERLAPTVAVAGVGPADLHRMLAAAGHRAALRRTAAAAPLGPGAGPDGPTGGAGPADRTPGPPAADPAPAAFPEPVRAARWTPGEEELDAQLARLRAAPRPAPSGPGPEEAVALLRHAARSRSAVRLTTVDQRGDRLSQRVVPLAVAGGRVRALVPEREAETVIPLHRVVAAEHAE, encoded by the coding sequence ATGACGGCCGCCTCGCTGACGGCGCACCTCGACCGCTGGTCCGACGACCGGCTCCGGCGCCTGCTCGTCCTGCGGCCCGACCTGTGCCATCCGCCCGTGCCGGACCTCGCCGCGTTGGCCGCCCGCGCCGGGACCCAGGTCTCCGTCCTGCGCGCGCTGGAGCAGCAGGACCGGGGCCGGCTCCACGTGCTCGAGGCCCTCGCCGTGCTGCAGGCCCGTCCCGGCGCCGGGGCCGGCACCGGCACGGGCACCGAGCGGCTCGCCGCCTTCCTGTCCGGCCCGGAGCCCGACGAGGAGCTCTCATCCTGGCTGCGGGAGGCGCTCGCGGAGCTCGCCGCCGCGGCCCTCGTGCTGCCGGGCGGTCCCGCCACGGACCCCGCGCGCGGCGACGGGCAGGCGGCCGATGCCTGGCTGCTGCCGCTGGCGGTGGCCGCCGCGCTCGGGCCGCACCCGCTCGGCCTGGGCCGGGCCGCATCCGCGCTGGGGGCGGCCCCGGGCGCCGGAACCGCCCCGGACGCCCCGCCGCGGGACCGGGCGGGCGTGCTGGGACTGCTGCGCCGCGCGGCGGACGAGCCGGGCCTGCTCGAGCGGGCCGCCGCCGCCCTCGACGCGCTGCAGGACTCCCCCGTGGCGCGGCTGCCCGAGCCTCCCGGACCCGTGCACGCGGTGCTGCTGCGCACGGGCCTGCTCCGGCGGGCCGGCACGCTGCCGGACGGCACCGCCCTGGCCGAGCACCCGCTGGAGGCCGGACTGGCCTGGCGGGACGGCACCGCCGGACGGCCCGTCCCCCTCCGGCCGCCCGCGCCCGGCGGGCGCCCGGTCAGCGCCGCCCTGCGCCGCAACGCCGCCCTCGCCGCGATCGGCGACCTGCTGCGCGGCGCCACGGACCTGCTGGACCTGCTCGCGGAGGGGCTGCCGACCCTGCGCTCGGGCGGGGTGGGGGTCCGCGACCTCAGGCGGCTGGCCGACCGCGCGGGCGCGAGCCCCGAGGACACGGCCTGGACGCTCGAGCTGCTGGCCGCCGCGGGGCTGGTCGTCCTCGACCCGGACACCTCGCGCTGGGTCCCCGCCGCCGAGGCGGCCGGCTGGTCCCGGGCCGCCCGCCACCTCCAGTGGCAGTCCCTCGTGCAGGGCTGGCTGCGCGGCGGCCGGGCGCCGATGCTCGGCCCCGTGCCGGGGGTCCCGACGCCGGCCGGCGGGCCCCGCGGCGCCGCCCCGGCCCCGGGCCCGGCAGGCACCCCGACCAGCCCCCCGGCCGGCGGCGGACGGGCCCTCGCCCCCGACCGCAACCGTCCCGACGCGCCGCGCCTGCGCGCCGACGTGCTCGAGGCCGCTCGCGTCCTCGAGGCGGAGTGCCCGGGGGCGCGCCTGGAGGATGCCGTCCCCGCCCGCCAGTCCTGGCACCGCCCCCGCCGGGCCGCCCGCACCGGGGCCTTCACCGGACCGCTATTGGCCGAGGCGGCGCGGCTGGGCCTGACCGGGGCCGGGGCCCTCACCCCGCCCGGCGCCCTCGTGGCCGAGGGCCGGCTCGAGGAGGCGGCCGCCGCCGTCGGGAGCGCCCTGCCGGCGCCCGTGACGCGGGTGCGGCTGCAGGCGGACCTGACCGCCGTGGCCCCCGGCTATCTGGACCCCGCGGTGGCCCGGGGGCTCGGCGCGATGGCGGACCCGGAGGGGGACGGGGCCGCCGGCGTCTACCGCTTCTCGGACGCCTCCGTGCACCGCGCGCTGGACGCCGGGATGGGCGCCGGGGACATCGAGCGGTTTCTGGCCGCGCACTCGGAGGACGACCTGCCCCAGGCCCTGCGCTACCTCGTCCGGGACGCCGCGCGCCGCCACGGCGCCCTGGCCGTGGGCGGCGCCGGTGCCTGGCTGCGCGTGGAGGACGAGGCGGTGCTGGACGCGGTCCTCGCCGACCCCGCGCTGGCCGCGGCCCGCCTGGAACGGCTCGCGCCCACCGTGGCGGTGGCCGGCGTCGGCCCGGCGGACCTGCACCGGATGCTCGCCGCGGCCGGCCACCGGGCCGCCCTGCGGCGCACCGCGGCCGCGGCGCCCCTGGGTCCGGGGGCGGGACCGGACGGCCCGACCGGCGGCGCCGGCCCGGCAGACCGCACCCCCGGTCCGCCCGCCGCCGACCCCGCGCCCGCCGCGTTCCCCGAGCCCGTGCGCGCCGCGCGGTGGACGCCGGGCGAGGAGGAACTGGACGCCCAGCTCGCCCGCCTGCGCGCCGCGCCCCGACCGGCGCCGAGCGGGCCCGGGCCCGAGGAGGCGGTCGCGCTGCTGCGGCACGCGGCCCGCTCGCGCTCGGCCGTCCGGCTGACCACCGTGGACCAGCGCGGTGACCGGCTCTCCCAGCGGGTCGTCCCACTGGCCGTGGCCGGCGGGCGGGTCCGCGCCCTGGTGCCGGAGCGGGAGGCCGAGACGGTCATCCCCCTGCACCGCGTCGTCGCCGCCGAGCACGCCGAATGA
- a CDS encoding DNA repair helicase XPB, with the protein MPDGPLIVQSDKTVLLEVDHPAATEARHALASFAELERAPEHVHTYRITNLGLWNARAAGVDAEQVLDVLLTHSRYPVPHALLVDIDDTMSRYGRLRLENDPVHGLVMRTDDHPVLEEVLHADRTADLFGPRIDGDTVVVHAAGRGQLKQALLRLGWPAEDRAGYVDGTPHPIALTEVPDTGELPGGGAAGAEPWRLRPYQRMAVENFWAGGSGVVVLPCGAGKTLVGAGVMATASATTLILVTNTVSARQWKAELLRRTTLTEAEIGEYSGAVKEVRPVTIATYQVLTTRRGGTYPHLELVNDHDWGLIVYDEVHLLPAPIFRMTADLQARRRLGLTATLVREDGRESEVFSLIGPKRYDAPWKDIEAQGHIAPAECVEVRTELPRDERVAYAMAEDADKYRLCSTSEVKLPVVRSIVERHPGEQVLVIGQYLDQLAEIGELLDAPVLTGTTSVAERQRLFDAFRDGALDVLVVSKVANFSIDLPGASVAVQVSGAYGSRQEEAQRLGRLLRPKDGGRSAHFYTVVARDTLDQEYAQRRQRFLAEQGYAYTILDAGDLTGGRPGAPGPADG; encoded by the coding sequence ATGCCCGACGGACCGCTGATCGTGCAGTCGGACAAGACCGTGCTGCTCGAGGTCGACCACCCCGCCGCCACCGAGGCCCGGCATGCGCTGGCCTCCTTCGCGGAGCTCGAGCGCGCCCCCGAGCACGTGCACACCTACCGGATCACCAACCTCGGCCTGTGGAACGCGCGGGCCGCCGGCGTGGACGCCGAGCAGGTGCTGGACGTGCTGCTGACGCACTCGCGCTACCCGGTCCCGCACGCGCTGCTCGTGGACATCGACGACACGATGTCCCGCTACGGCCGGCTGCGCCTGGAGAACGACCCCGTGCACGGGCTGGTCATGCGCACCGACGACCATCCCGTGCTGGAGGAGGTGCTGCACGCGGACCGCACCGCGGACCTGTTCGGCCCGCGGATCGACGGGGACACCGTGGTGGTGCACGCCGCCGGCCGCGGCCAGCTCAAGCAGGCGCTGCTGCGGCTCGGCTGGCCGGCCGAGGACCGCGCCGGGTACGTGGACGGCACGCCCCACCCCATCGCGCTCACCGAGGTGCCGGACACCGGCGAGCTGCCCGGGGGCGGGGCGGCGGGCGCCGAGCCCTGGCGGCTGCGCCCCTACCAGCGCATGGCGGTGGAGAACTTCTGGGCCGGCGGCTCGGGCGTGGTCGTGCTCCCGTGCGGTGCCGGCAAGACCCTCGTGGGGGCCGGCGTCATGGCCACCGCGAGCGCCACCACGCTCATCCTCGTGACCAACACCGTCTCGGCGCGGCAGTGGAAGGCGGAGCTGTTGCGGCGCACCACGCTGACCGAGGCGGAGATCGGGGAGTACTCGGGCGCGGTCAAGGAGGTCCGCCCGGTGACGATCGCCACCTACCAGGTGCTCACCACCCGGCGCGGCGGGACCTACCCCCACCTGGAACTCGTCAACGACCACGACTGGGGGCTGATCGTCTACGACGAGGTGCACCTGCTGCCGGCCCCGATCTTCCGGATGACCGCGGACCTGCAGGCCCGGCGCCGGCTCGGGCTGACGGCCACCCTGGTGCGCGAGGACGGCCGGGAGTCCGAGGTGTTCTCGCTCATCGGGCCCAAGCGGTACGACGCCCCGTGGAAGGACATCGAGGCGCAGGGCCACATCGCCCCGGCGGAGTGCGTGGAGGTGCGCACGGAGCTGCCCCGGGACGAGCGGGTGGCCTACGCGATGGCCGAGGACGCGGACAAGTACCGGCTGTGCTCCACCTCCGAGGTCAAGCTGCCCGTGGTGCGCTCGATCGTGGAGCGCCACCCCGGCGAGCAGGTCCTGGTCATCGGCCAGTACCTGGACCAGCTCGCGGAGATCGGGGAGCTGCTGGACGCCCCCGTGCTGACGGGGACCACGTCCGTGGCGGAGCGGCAGCGGCTGTTCGACGCGTTCCGGGACGGCGCCCTGGACGTGCTCGTGGTGTCCAAGGTGGCCAACTTCTCGATCGACCTGCCGGGGGCCTCCGTGGCGGTCCAGGTCTCCGGGGCCTACGGCTCGCGCCAGGAGGAGGCCCAGCGCCTCGGCCGGCTGCTGCGACCCAAGGACGGCGGGCGCTCGGCGCACTTCTACACGGTCGTCGCGAGGGACACCCTCGACCAGGAGTATGCCCAGCGGCGGCAGCGGTTCCTCGCCGAGCAGGGCTATGCCTACACGATCCTGGACGCGGGCGACCTCACGGGCGGGCGGCCCGGGGCGCCGGGTCCGGCGGACGGATGA